aaatattggtaAAATGAGACATACAGAGATAATTTAATACAAGCAGGCATTAAGAAATATCGAGAGGACAAAGATTACAGAGATGTTTTAAAAGAATCTGGAATTCAGAAATATCAAGAAAATGACAAGTACAGAGAAAAATTGAGACGAGCTAGTATATATAAGTATGAAGTAGACCAACAGCACAAGAAACATGTCAAACAAGCAAGTGTACAAAAATATAAGGAAGATGAAAAGCACAAAGAACATGTTAAACAATCAAGTATACAGAAGTATGCAGATGATGATTCACATAGAAGTAAGGTTAAACAACAAACCAAAACACGCCGTTAAAATgtaaaacaggaaaacaaacaaataactgaaGTTATCAGAAAATTTAAAGATGCTGTTGAGAAAGGTCCAGAATGTGTTTGTTCTTGTTGCTTGAGGCTGTTCTTTGAAAAACAAGTTCTGATCTGTAAAAAGGGGTCCTATGATAATTCTATATATGATTCATGCACAACAGAGAAATATAAACACACATGTACAGATGACTGCAATACTCATTGTGCTTTTGAAGGAACATGCAGAACAAGTCTATGGATATGTTATACTTGTCATCGTAAAATGATAAAAGGTAAAACACCTGTAGAGTCGTTTTCAAATGGTTTAATGCTTGAAGATGTTCCTTTAGAATTAAAACAGCTAAATGCAATAGAGCAACAACTTATAGCCCTGAACATTCCATTCATGAAGATAATGGCTCTACCAAAAGGAGGACAAAAAGGGGTTCATGGACCTGTAGTTTGTGTGCCGTCTGATTTGACAAAAGTTACAACAATACTACCACGATCAGAAGATGAAAGTCTTTTACTTAAAGTTAAACTGAAGAGAAAGCTCAACTACAAAGGCTATGAAAAATACCAATTTGTAAGACCAAACCATTTGGAGCAAGCACTTGTGTATTTAAAGGATACAAACGTATGGTATAAAGATGTCGCTATCGATGACGAATGGATAAACCCTATTCCCGAGGTAAATGATGATGAAGTAGTGAATGATGAAACTGAATCGGATTCTACTGAGTCGGTCAGGAATAATAAAATACAGGAAGATGCGTCAAACATGTCAAAGTCTTCAAAAGAAAGCAATGAAAGAGAAGAAGAAAGCGAACAGTATAGCTATATTGATGATAGGTTACGTGGTGTTCAGTTAGATACTTGTTTACAACCTGCTGACATAGGGCAAGAGGCTTTAGATTTATGCTTTGATCAAGTATTTAATTTAGCTCCAGCAGAAAATAACAATCCTCTTAGTGTTCTAAAAGAACCAGGTATTGAAGCTAAAACCTGTCCTTTGCACTTTCCATCAGGTAAAAATACTTCGGATGAAGACCGTGATGAAAAACTAACAATTGGAAGATACTTTAATCTTTGATTAATGAGTGTTGAAAATAGATTTGCTAGAGATACCAACTACATATTTTTTAGTCAATATTTAACAGAGCTCAGTAGCGTGATTTCAAACGTTCAGATATCTCTTAGAAAACAATGTCCTTTTTCGAAAGAAGGAAAGAAAGTTACAAGAGAAATGCTTTGCAACAAGGAAACCTTAAAAGAATTATTTAAGAAAGATGAagctataaaatatttaaaacccaTTCGTGGAACTCCTCCCTATTGGCAAAGCTCACAAAAagataccgtatagcgggttattttcgcggggtgcaaattttcgcttattttcgcggacAGAACTAAaccgccaaaataaattccgccaaattGAAGGTGTTCATACAAAGGTattaataaaagtttttaatccgccaaaataataaccgccaaaatatttcgtataccttgtTCAataaaaatcgcgaaattttacacccgcgaaaataacccactACACGGTATATTTGCAATGATAAGACAGTTAGGAGTTCCCACATTCTTCTGTTCTTTTTCTTCTGCAGACTTCAGATGGTCAGAAAttataaacataattttaaaacagcAAGGTGACACGAGAAATAGTGAAAATATGACATGGGATGAAAAATGTAAAGTTCTGTGTAGCAATCCTGTTACAGCAGTAAGAATGTTTGATCATAGATTTCATATGTTTCTGAAGGATGTTATCATGTCAAAAGCTCAACCAATAGGGAAAGTAATCGACTATTTTTACCGAGTTGAATTTCAACAAAGAGGTTCTCCCCACACACATTGTTTGTTTTGGGTAGAAAATGCTCCAAAATTTTGCGAAGATGATATTGATGACATTATTACCTTTATTGACAAGTACATAACATGTGAGATACCAGATGAAAAGGAAGACAAAGAATGGCATGACATTGTTATGGCAGTACACCAACACagcaaaaaacattcaaaatcatGTAAGAAAAAGGGAACAGTATGTCGTTTTAATTTCCCAAGACCTCCCTCAACTAGAACATTTATCTCAGAACCAAGTGATCCAGATAAAGATTCAAAGGACGATGAAGAATTAGCAAAGGAAATATTGTCCGACTTATGGGAAGTTATAAAAAAGCATGAAGATGAAAACTTAGATGTTTCTGAAATTTTTAAGAAGATAGGACTTGCTCAAGAAAGATTCGAAACATATTATCGTTTTATCACCAATCGCAATACAGTAGTTCTCAAACGTCAGCCAAATGAAATATACACCAATCAGTATAACCCACATCTTTTGAGGGCTTGGGATGCAAATATGGACATACAATATATTTTGGATGCATTTTCCTGTGTTGTATACATTATAAGTTACATAAGTAAAGCTGAGAGAGAGCTAGGATTACTCCTGCAACAGACTAAAACTGAAGCAGAAGACGGAAATCTAAATGCTCAACAGACTATGAAAAAAGTTGGAACTTCATATTTACACTATAGAGAGATAAGTGCACAGGAAGCAGTGTTTAGAGTTACTGGATTGAGATTACGAGAGTGTTCAAGGAAAGTAGAATTTATACCTGTTGGTGAAAATCCATGTAGAATGAGCGTTCCTTTGAAAGACCTAGAGAAACAACAAAATTGTAAGTCTTctaaaagaaaaagaccaaataGTGACAGTGAAGATGAAGATGAAGATAGTACTTGGATGAACAACATTGTTGATAGATATAAAGGTAGACCACATATTGATATCTTTATCAAATTGTGTCTTGCAAGATTCATTTCTGAATACAGTGTTATTCTAGAATCACAATTACCACAGAAAATTAATAAAGACACAACCTTCAAACTTGATGGCTCACTTGGGTATATTAGAAAACGCACAAGAACTTCACCTGCAGTTATAAAATATCCTCGTTTCTCTCCGGAAAATTCCCCAGAAAAATATTATCAAAGCATTTTGCAACTGTATTTGCCATACAGATATGATGAACAGTTAAAACCACTCTTATTGCAAACATATGAGAATTTCTTCACATGTGGAAGCGTTAAGTTTCAAAGGGATAACACATTAAGTTCTGTGAAAGAAATTGTTATCAAAAACATGTCAGACTTTGTGAAAAATGGTCATGATTTAGAGGAAGCAGAAAAGCAATTTCATGAAAAAGATCCTAAAGAAGATGCTTGGTGTGAGTTATGCCCAGAATCAGAAGTGAATAGAAGAGAATGTATAGATGAAGGCAAAGTATCTAGTGTGATTGAGGAGGATTTATCAATACCAGATTTGAATGAAAAGAGCTCATCATCTGTTGGAACTAATTTGCTGTCTGTTTCTCtcacaaaaaatgaaattattccaAGGCTAAGAAGTTTGAATGTAAAACAGAGAAGAATTCTCTATAAAGTAAGAGATTGGTGCATTCAAAAAGCAAACGGAAAAACACCAGAGCCTTTACATTTATTTATCACTGGAGGAGCTGGAACTGGTAAAAGTCACTTGATCAAATGTATTCAATATGAAGCAACTCGAATATTAGCACAAACAACAAATAATCCAGATGATCTCACAGTTCTGTTAACAGCTCCAACTGGAACGGCTGCATTTAATATCCATGGATTGACAATTCATAGTGCTCTTGGAATTTTCAAATCACTCTCACCTGATCATGCAACTCTTAGTGAAGACAAAATTAATTCGCTCAGATCAAAGTTAGAACATTTGCAAATCTTGATAATTGATGAAATTTCAATGGTCAATAagaaattgttgttttttgttcatgAGCGACTCAGACAAGTTAAAAAAAGACCAGACAATTGTTTATTTGGAGGTGTTTCAATAATTGCTGTTGGCGATTTTTATCAGTTACCACCTGTTCGAACAAAAAGGGTACACAAATTGTGTGTAGATGACCCTTCTAATCCCTCAAATCAGCTATGGAATGGCTTGTTTGAAATTGCCGATTTGGATGAAATAATGCGTCAACGTGAGGATGGAATGTTTGCTAAACTACTAAATAGATTGCGTGTTAAGCAGAAAAATGAAAGTTTGTCATCATCTGATAAAGAAACATTACAACACTGCTTTGGTGATAGCCCCGATGAAGCCTTGCACATATATTCTACAAATGCAGAGGTTGACACCTTTAACAAGGAGATGATATTGAAATTGTGTACAGAATCAAAATTAATTGAAGCAGAAgactatgaaaaaaacaaaacatcaggAAAATTGACCTTGAAAAAAATCCATTGTACAAAGTCAGATGTCTGTCTTCCAATATCTATTCTTTTAGCCGAGGGAGCAAGAGTAA
The window above is part of the Mytilus edulis chromosome 6, xbMytEdul2.2, whole genome shotgun sequence genome. Proteins encoded here:
- the LOC139526274 gene encoding uncharacterized protein, which produces MKGNNVWGTELEILACADLLKTDIYTYYNDSWIKYSSSQLCSKNKINVQAIYLQHLTGINHYEVVTAISQKSRYQNRMQSSPVGREKSEFDRKCEVTTLKINDSDNYSDDELKVLSKAEKERIRDNLIQAGIKKYREDKDYRDVLKESGIQKYQENDKYREKLRRASIYKYEVDQQHKKHVKQASVQKYKEDEKHKEHVKQSSIQKYADDDSHRKKYKHTCTDDCNTHCAFEGTCRTSLWICYTCHRKMIKGKTPVESFSNGLMLEDVPLELKQLNAIEQQLIALNIPFMKIMALPKGGQKGVHGPVVCVPSDLTKVTTILPRSEDESLLLKVKLKRKLNYKGYEKYQFVRPNHLEQALVYLKDTNVWYKDVAIDDEWINPIPEVNDDEVVNDETESDSTESVRNNKIQEDASNMSKSSKESNEREEESEQYSYIDDRLRGVQLDTCLQPADIGQEALDLCFDQVFNLAPAENNNPLSVLKEPGIEAKTCPLHFPSDFRWSEIINIILKQQGDTRNSENMTWDEKCKVLCSNPVTAVRMFDHRFHMFLKDVIMSKAQPIGKVIDYFYRVEFQQRGSPHTHCLFWVENAPKFCEDDIDDIITFIDKYITCEIPDEKEDKEWHDIVMAVHQHSKKHSKSCKKKGTVCRFNFPRPPSTRTFISEPSDPDKDSKDDEELAKEILSDLWEVIKKHEDENLDVSEIFKKIGLAQERFETYYRFITNRNTVVLKRQPNEIYTNQYNPHLLRAWDANMDIQYILDAFSCVVYIISYISKAERELGLLLQQTKTEAEDGNLNAQQTMKKVGTSYLHYREISAQEAVFRVTGLRLRECSRKVEFIPVGENPCRMSVPLKDLEKQQNCKSSKRKRPNSDSEDEDEDSTWMNNIVDRYKGRPHIDIFIKLCLARFISEYSVILESQLPQKINKDTTFKLDGSLGYIRKRTRTSPAVIKYPRFSPENSPEKYYQSILQLYLPYRYDEQLKPLLLQTYENFFTCGSVKFQRDNTLSSVKEIVIKNMSDFVKNGHDLEEAEKQFHEKDPKEDAWCELCPESEVNRRECIDEGKVSSVIEEDLSIPDLNEKSSSSVGTNLLSVSLTKNEIIPRLRSLNVKQRRILYKVRDWCIQKANGKTPEPLHLFITGGAGTGKSHLIKCIQYEATRILAQTTNNPDDLTVLLTAPTGTAAFNIHGLTIHSALGIFKSLSPDHATLSEDKINSLRSKLEHLQILIIDEISMVNKKLLFFVHERLRQVKKRPDNCLFGGVSIIAVGDFYQLPPVRTKRVHKLCVDDPSNPSNQLWNGLFEIADLDEIMRQREDGMFAKLLNRLRVKQKNESLSSSDKETLQHCFGDSPDEALHIYSTNAEVDTFNKEMILKLCTESKLIEAEDYEKNKTSGKLTLKKIHCTKSDVCLPISILLAEGARVMLIKNEDTSDGLVNGVMGTVISIKDYSPNSLPSAIFVLFDNERVGKNAKLQKIVCGKRCVGLKPSSEDIPLSTCVRKQFPLKLAWACTIHKVQGLTVEECVVDLNKCFTYGQAYVALSRVTSKSGLHIKGIETEKLDKKIFCDPDIVKGVSEMTRFLPEVENEREEQKDIVQIMYHNIQGLQTHAEDLKQNPDFMGVDYICLTETWANQEFACFQMIGYDGFHLPRSQAFENDDSYYSSLKDMQHGGVCVFYKHSSETELCNLASNLECIVFKITTENILVATIYRTQKYNVGKFLENLETLILERPSIVL